In Jejubacter calystegiae, the following are encoded in one genomic region:
- the modD gene encoding ModD protein codes for MIFIPQALTDAWLQEDIYGGDVTTRALGIGDIPGRIIFCHRKGGCVSGIVAGRQMLCALGLSVTTLACDGERVAPGQALLTASGCAAALHQGWKAVQNVLEWSCGVSGYLSDMLAVLRQRHPDGHIACTRKAIPGTKLLATQAVIAAGGLIHRAGCAETVLLFANHRRFLANNQAWRDIVDRLRRAAPEKKIVVEADTPDEAMAALAAAPDLIQLDKFTPDQALQVAKQAAMTAPDCSLALTGGITSASLPEYLDCGIRLFVTSAPYYATPADIGVRLIPENSTQ; via the coding sequence ATGATCTTCATCCCTCAGGCACTTACCGATGCCTGGTTGCAGGAAGATATCTACGGTGGGGATGTGACTACCCGGGCCCTGGGTATTGGCGATATTCCCGGCCGGATAATCTTTTGCCACCGTAAAGGCGGCTGTGTCAGCGGTATTGTCGCGGGCAGGCAGATGCTATGTGCCCTGGGGCTGTCGGTTACGACGCTTGCCTGTGACGGCGAGCGGGTAGCTCCGGGTCAGGCGCTGCTGACAGCCAGTGGTTGTGCCGCGGCGCTACATCAGGGCTGGAAGGCGGTGCAGAACGTGCTGGAGTGGAGCTGCGGCGTTTCCGGCTATCTGTCTGACATGCTCGCGGTGCTGCGTCAGCGTCACCCAGACGGCCATATTGCCTGCACCCGGAAGGCGATTCCCGGTACTAAATTGTTGGCAACTCAGGCTGTTATCGCCGCCGGTGGATTGATTCACCGGGCCGGCTGCGCGGAAACAGTGTTGCTGTTCGCTAATCATCGGCGCTTTCTGGCGAATAACCAGGCGTGGCGGGATATCGTCGATCGCCTGCGGCGTGCGGCGCCGGAGAAAAAAATCGTCGTAGAGGCGGATACTCCGGATGAAGCCATGGCTGCGCTGGCGGCGGCGCCCGACCTTATCCAGCTCGATAAATTTACCCCCGACCAGGCCTTGCAGGTAGCGAAACAGGCCGCGATGACTGCCCCCGATTGTTCGCTGGCTCTGACCGGCGGCATAACGTCTGCCTCGCTACCGGAATATCTCGATTGCGGCATCAGGCTGTTTGTGACCTCTGCACCTTATTACGCCACACCGGCGGATATTGGGGTCAGATTGATTCCGGAAAACTCTACCCAATGA
- the hutI gene encoding imidazolonepropionase, translating into MAEQSSNDCDSLWSGADLVTMRDGAWNIIRDGFIAVTAGRIVAIGPAQEAVRFNPTHRHRFAGGIVTPGFIDCHTHLVFGGDRSAEFEQRLNGVSYADIAAQGGGILSTVRATREASLETLVELARERLALLMADGVTTVEIKSGYGLDKPTELRMLRAARCLGEQMPVEVVTTCLAAHAVPPEYRDHPDDWIQVVCDELLPEAHAAGLADAVDAFCEHLAFSPAQVARVFEAARKLELPVKLHAEQLSALGGAELAARYQALSADHLEYATDEDIRAMAEHGTVAVLLPGAFYLMRETQHPPVAGFRQHKVPMALASDLNPGTSPALSLRLMLNMGCTLFGLTPEEAVAGVTLNAARALGLQASHGSLEPGKVADFVHWNITEPAGLVYWLGGTLPCEVVYRGELR; encoded by the coding sequence ATGGCTGAACAATCCAGTAATGATTGCGACTCGCTCTGGAGCGGCGCGGACCTGGTCACCATGCGCGACGGCGCATGGAATATTATTCGCGATGGCTTTATCGCCGTGACGGCAGGAAGGATAGTCGCGATCGGCCCGGCGCAGGAGGCGGTCCGCTTCAATCCGACCCATCGCCACCGCTTTGCGGGGGGAATTGTGACGCCAGGGTTTATCGACTGCCATACCCATCTGGTGTTTGGCGGCGACCGCAGCGCCGAGTTTGAACAGCGGCTTAACGGCGTGAGCTATGCCGATATCGCGGCTCAGGGCGGCGGCATTCTTTCCACAGTGCGGGCCACCCGCGAAGCCAGCCTGGAAACCCTGGTTGAACTGGCCCGGGAGCGGCTGGCGCTATTGATGGCGGACGGCGTCACTACGGTGGAGATCAAGTCCGGATACGGCCTGGATAAACCGACCGAACTGCGTATGCTGCGGGCCGCGCGTTGTCTGGGGGAGCAGATGCCGGTGGAGGTGGTGACCACCTGCCTGGCGGCTCATGCGGTGCCGCCGGAATATCGTGACCATCCTGATGACTGGATTCAGGTGGTGTGCGACGAACTGTTGCCGGAAGCCCACGCCGCCGGTCTGGCCGATGCGGTGGATGCCTTCTGCGAGCATCTGGCCTTTTCCCCCGCCCAGGTGGCGCGGGTGTTTGAGGCGGCCCGCAAGCTGGAGCTACCGGTGAAGCTTCATGCCGAACAGCTTTCGGCGTTGGGCGGCGCGGAGCTTGCGGCACGCTATCAGGCGCTGTCTGCCGATCACCTGGAATATGCCACGGATGAAGATATTCGCGCGATGGCGGAGCACGGCACCGTAGCGGTACTGCTGCCCGGCGCCTTCTATCTGATGCGTGAAACGCAGCACCCTCCGGTGGCCGGTTTCCGGCAGCATAAGGTGCCGATGGCGCTGGCAAGCGATCTTAACCCTGGCACCTCTCCGGCGCTGTCGCTGCGGCTGATGCTCAATATGGGCTGTACCCTGTTTGGGCTGACGCCGGAAGAGGCTGTGGCGGGGGTGACTCTCAACGCCGCCCGGGCGCTCGGTCTTCAGGCAAGCCACGGCAGCCTGGAGCCGGGCAAAGTGGCGGACTTCGTGCACTGGAACATTACCGAGCCCGCCGGGCTGGTGTACTGGCTCGGCGGTACCCTGCCGTGCGAGGTGGTCTACAGAGGAGAACTGCGATGA
- a CDS encoding purine-cytosine permease family protein translates to MREFRSIDYIPHTERHGHPFSQFTLWFGGNLQITAIVTGALTVVLGGDVVWSLVGLLTGQILGAAVMALHAIQGPRFGMPQMIISRVQFGVYGAVIPLVLACLMYIGFSASGTVLAGQAMAQLLHVGNSTGMMLFSAIIIVVAILGYRVIHKLGKLASVMGILAFAWLFVTLLLSNDVATLLHNRHFTLSSFLLAVSLSASWQLAFCPYVSDYSRYLPHTVSARSVFSAAFCGTVLGTQASMTLGVFAAAIAGSAFSGNEVSYIVGLGNSGAMAMVIYFAICFGKITFTTMNAYGSFMSLTTIVCGFRKTTAIGQRTRTLFVVTMVGLSCAIALLSEPDFLKSFTHFLLLLLACFIPWSAMSLTDYYLISRGKVDIPALSAPHGRYGRWNGYGIAVYLLGLAIQVPFVANAFWQGGLTWLFGGNDISWIIGWFFTAILYYSLRRFDRRRLPEQTRLP, encoded by the coding sequence CTGAGGGAGTTCCGGTCTATCGACTACATTCCCCATACGGAGCGTCACGGCCACCCTTTCAGCCAGTTTACCCTGTGGTTTGGCGGCAATCTGCAAATCACGGCCATCGTCACCGGCGCGCTGACGGTAGTGCTGGGGGGCGATGTGGTCTGGTCGCTGGTGGGTCTGTTGACCGGCCAGATTCTGGGGGCCGCTGTGATGGCGCTGCACGCCATTCAGGGACCACGCTTCGGCATGCCGCAGATGATTATCAGCCGGGTGCAGTTTGGCGTTTATGGCGCGGTGATCCCGCTGGTGCTGGCCTGCCTGATGTACATCGGCTTTTCGGCGAGCGGCACGGTGCTGGCCGGACAGGCGATGGCGCAACTGCTGCACGTGGGCAACAGCACCGGCATGATGCTGTTCAGCGCCATCATCATCGTGGTGGCGATTCTGGGCTACCGGGTGATTCATAAGCTGGGCAAACTGGCGAGCGTTATGGGGATTCTGGCTTTCGCCTGGCTGTTTGTGACGCTGCTGCTGTCCAACGATGTCGCCACGCTGCTGCACAATCGCCACTTCACGCTGTCTTCCTTTTTGCTGGCGGTGTCGCTTTCCGCCTCCTGGCAGCTGGCCTTCTGCCCCTATGTTTCTGACTACTCCCGCTATCTGCCCCATACCGTTTCGGCTCGCTCCGTCTTTAGCGCCGCCTTTTGCGGCACGGTGCTCGGTACCCAGGCTTCCATGACGCTGGGAGTGTTCGCCGCCGCCATTGCCGGTAGCGCCTTTTCCGGCAATGAAGTCAGCTATATCGTTGGCCTGGGTAACAGCGGCGCCATGGCGATGGTCATCTATTTCGCCATCTGTTTCGGCAAGATAACCTTCACCACCATGAACGCCTATGGCAGCTTTATGTCGCTCACCACCATCGTCTGCGGCTTTCGCAAGACCACCGCCATCGGCCAGAGAACGCGCACGCTGTTTGTGGTGACGATGGTCGGCCTTTCCTGTGCTATTGCGCTGCTCAGCGAGCCTGACTTCCTGAAAAGCTTCACCCATTTTCTGCTGTTACTGCTGGCCTGTTTTATTCCCTGGAGCGCCATGAGCCTGACGGATTACTACCTGATTTCCAGAGGCAAGGTAGACATTCCGGCCCTGAGCGCCCCCCATGGCCGCTACGGACGCTGGAATGGTTATGGTATTGCGGTTTATCTGCTGGGACTGGCGATTCAGGTGCCGTTTGTCGCTAACGCGTTCTGGCAGGGAGGGCTGACCTGGCTGTTTGGCGGTAACGATATCTCGTGGATTATCGGCTGGTTCTTTACCGCCATTCTCTACTACAGCCTGCGACGTTTTGACCGGCGCCGGTTGCCGGAGCAAACCCGTCTCCCCTGA
- the hutG gene encoding N-formylglutamate deformylase: MMAYDFHQGSAPLLVSIPHAGTRLTPEAEQGLSPEALPLPDTDWHIPELYDFAAGLGASIIRGHYSRFVVDLNRAPDDTPLYASATTGLFPQTLFDGTLAWKAGKEPDDACRQRWLAEIWQPYHQKLQAELARIRQQHGYVVLYDAHSIASMIPRLFDGALPDINLGTNDGRSCPPAMAQAMVELCESYPQYRYVLNGRFKGGYITRQYGSPARRQYAVQVELAQCNYMRESHPFNLVDDKAKALKPLLRAFLERLANGGDFGA, from the coding sequence ATGATGGCGTATGATTTTCACCAGGGCAGCGCACCGCTGCTGGTCAGCATTCCCCATGCCGGAACCCGTTTGACGCCGGAAGCGGAGCAGGGGCTTAGCCCCGAAGCGCTGCCCCTGCCGGATACCGACTGGCATATCCCTGAACTCTATGATTTTGCCGCCGGGCTGGGAGCCAGCATTATTCGCGGGCACTATTCGCGTTTTGTGGTCGATCTTAACCGGGCGCCGGACGACACACCGCTCTACGCCAGCGCCACCACCGGGCTGTTCCCTCAGACGCTGTTCGACGGCACGCTCGCCTGGAAAGCAGGAAAGGAGCCGGATGATGCCTGTCGCCAGCGCTGGCTGGCGGAGATCTGGCAGCCTTATCATCAGAAACTCCAGGCAGAGCTGGCGCGCATCAGGCAGCAGCACGGCTATGTGGTGCTTTACGATGCCCACTCTATTGCTTCGATGATCCCCCGCCTGTTCGACGGCGCGCTGCCCGATATTAATTTGGGCACCAACGACGGCAGGAGCTGCCCGCCTGCCATGGCGCAGGCGATGGTTGAATTGTGCGAGTCATACCCGCAGTACCGCTATGTCCTGAATGGTCGCTTTAAGGGCGGCTATATCACTCGCCAGTACGGCTCCCCGGCTCGACGTCAGTATGCGGTGCAGGTCGAACTGGCGCAGTGCAACTATATGCGCGAAAGCCATCCTTTCAACCTGGTCGATGACAAGGCAAAGGCGCTGAAGCCATTGCTCCGCGCCTTTCTTGAAAGGCTGGCGAACGGCGGGGATTTTGGGGCATAG
- a CDS encoding formimidoylglutamate deiminase: MTRYFVERALLDDQLASDVAIEVNHDGNIETLAPNAKPEGAHRLAGIMIPGLANLHSHAFQRAMAGLTEVAADDSDSFWTWRDRMYQLLGAMTPEQVGIIARYLYIAMLKGGYTQVAEFHYLHHAPDGTHYAGDDMLWQLIHAARESGIGMTLLPALYSWSGFDERSPEAGQRRFIHSTDDYLQLQTRLAAAIRDERLINHGICFHSLRAVSERQIDEVLGSAGSHLPVHIHIAEQEKEVRDCLAWSGQTPVAWLLDHAPVDERWCLVHATHLTGQETAALAHSGAIAGLCPTTEASLGDGLFPATNYLRHGGRWGIGSDSHVSLSVLEELRWLEYGQRLRDRQRNRLATRAQPMVGNLLLSQAASGGAQACGIRGGRLAPGLRADWLLLDDDAWLGACPEAHMINRWLFAGDSSTIRHVWVAGRAVIQDRTHPLEQQAARDFARVMREL; this comes from the coding sequence ATGACCCGATATTTTGTGGAGCGTGCCTTACTGGATGACCAGTTGGCCAGCGATGTAGCCATTGAGGTTAATCACGATGGCAATATCGAAACCCTGGCCCCCAATGCCAAACCGGAAGGCGCCCACCGGCTTGCGGGGATCATGATTCCCGGCCTCGCTAACCTGCATTCCCACGCCTTCCAGCGGGCGATGGCCGGGCTGACCGAAGTCGCCGCTGACGACAGCGACAGCTTCTGGACCTGGCGCGACCGGATGTATCAATTGCTCGGCGCCATGACGCCGGAACAGGTGGGCATCATCGCCCGCTATCTCTATATCGCGATGCTGAAAGGGGGCTATACCCAGGTCGCAGAGTTTCACTATCTGCACCACGCGCCGGACGGCACCCACTACGCCGGTGACGATATGCTGTGGCAGCTTATCCATGCGGCGCGGGAGAGCGGTATTGGTATGACGCTGCTGCCCGCGCTCTATAGCTGGTCCGGCTTTGACGAACGGTCGCCGGAAGCCGGTCAGCGCCGCTTTATTCACTCGACCGACGACTATCTTCAGCTTCAGACACGGCTTGCGGCGGCCATCCGCGACGAGCGGCTCATCAACCACGGTATCTGTTTTCATTCGCTGCGCGCCGTTAGCGAGCGGCAGATCGATGAGGTGCTGGGCAGCGCCGGGTCGCATCTCCCGGTGCATATTCATATCGCAGAGCAGGAAAAAGAGGTGCGGGACTGTCTGGCCTGGTCAGGTCAGACGCCGGTGGCCTGGCTGCTGGACCATGCGCCGGTGGATGAGCGCTGGTGCCTGGTGCATGCCACTCACCTAACCGGGCAGGAAACCGCAGCCCTGGCCCACAGCGGCGCGATTGCTGGCCTGTGTCCCACTACCGAAGCCAGCCTGGGAGACGGTCTGTTTCCCGCCACCAACTACCTGCGCCACGGCGGGCGTTGGGGCATTGGTTCGGACAGCCACGTCTCGCTGAGCGTGCTGGAAGAGCTGCGCTGGCTGGAATACGGGCAGCGCCTGCGCGACAGGCAACGCAACCGGCTGGCGACCCGGGCGCAGCCCATGGTCGGGAATCTGCTGCTGTCGCAGGCGGCAAGCGGCGGTGCTCAGGCCTGCGGCATTCGCGGCGGCCGTCTGGCTCCCGGCCTGCGCGCCGACTGGCTGCTACTGGACGACGACGCCTGGCTGGGCGCCTGCCCCGAAGCGCATATGATAAACCGCTGGCTGTTTGCAGGCGACAGCAGCACTATCCGCCACGTCTGGGTCGCAGGCAGGGCAGTGATTCAGGATAGAACGCATCCGCTGGAACAGCAGGCGGCCCGCGACTTTGCGCGGGTGATGAGGGAGTTATAA
- a CDS encoding class I SAM-dependent methyltransferase, whose amino-acid sequence MLIDHIDFAELYRQQMRLAQRTEKTPEHWDLRAEKMATRSDAPENSYLQQLLAKIDLHGAQTLFDMGCGPGTVALELADKLREVYGVDYSPGMLAVAARRAQERAIKNVHWVKRAWEDPWDDLPQCDIAVASRSTLVADIRQAMVRLNRMARLRVYSTHMASSSFVPPSILRALGREVVELPDYIYALNVLYQMGIQARVDFIRGQCEYRQDTSTFELFEENMRWHLGGLDDDERQRLYRWYQRYDASALAPARRDWALIYWDSVPEERLR is encoded by the coding sequence ATGCTTATTGATCATATTGATTTTGCAGAACTTTACCGCCAGCAGATGCGGCTGGCGCAGCGTACCGAAAAAACACCTGAGCACTGGGATCTGCGGGCGGAGAAAATGGCGACCCGGAGTGATGCACCGGAAAATAGCTATCTGCAACAGCTGCTGGCGAAGATCGATCTGCACGGCGCGCAGACACTATTTGATATGGGGTGTGGGCCGGGAACGGTGGCGCTTGAGCTGGCAGACAAGCTGCGCGAAGTTTATGGCGTGGATTACAGTCCGGGGATGCTGGCGGTCGCCGCCAGGCGTGCGCAGGAGAGGGCGATTAAGAACGTTCACTGGGTAAAGCGGGCCTGGGAAGACCCCTGGGATGATTTGCCACAGTGCGATATTGCGGTGGCTTCCCGCTCGACGCTGGTCGCCGATATCCGGCAGGCCATGGTTCGCCTTAACCGCATGGCACGCTTAAGAGTGTACTCCACCCATATGGCCAGTAGCTCGTTCGTTCCACCGTCGATTCTACGGGCGCTGGGGCGTGAGGTTGTAGAACTCCCGGATTATATCTATGCCCTGAACGTGCTCTATCAGATGGGGATACAGGCCCGGGTCGATTTTATTCGTGGTCAGTGTGAATACCGCCAGGATACCAGCACTTTTGAGCTGTTTGAGGAGAATATGCGCTGGCACCTGGGGGGGCTGGACGATGATGAGCGTCAGCGTCTGTATCGCTGGTACCAGCGATATGACGCCAGCGCGCTGGCGCCTGCGCGCCGCGACTGGGCGCTCATATACTGGGACAGCGTACCAGAGGAGAGGCTCAGATGA